From the genome of Bacillota bacterium, one region includes:
- a CDS encoding DUF192 domain-containing protein, producing MLAENVEIAGTPFKRLRGLLGKSSLPLSEGLLIVPCRAVHTWFMRFPIDAVFLDEDFVVAGFVENMSPFRFSPYLRGARAVLELPAGAARRTGTQTGDKIRLERS from the coding sequence GTGCTGGCGGAAAACGTAGAGATTGCCGGCACTCCATTCAAGCGCCTGCGCGGTCTTTTGGGAAAGAGCAGTCTTCCTTTGAGCGAAGGTCTGCTTATCGTTCCCTGCCGGGCGGTCCACACCTGGTTCATGCGTTTTCCCATCGACGCTGTTTTTCTCGATGAGGATTTTGTGGTTGCCGGATTCGTGGAAAATATGTCTCCCTTCCGGTTCTCCCCTTACTTGCGGGGCGCCCGGGCGGTTCTTGAACTCCCCGCGGGCGCCGCGCGGAGGACGGGAACCCAAACCGGAGACAAAATCAGGCTGGAAAGGAGCTGA
- a CDS encoding type II secretion system F family protein translates to MPLPDVAAVAALLAGGAVLLPSLSKIAPANRVQVSEVFCRTGVRFSSPEERGRLSRKLAQAGVREKPEWFLGLRLSLVGGFLVLFIPLLLAGTDIFWPVLLAPLLYLAPNIWLSGRVSKRKSEIRLALADFTLFLSTALSAGSDIRLALREAAEGVGGALREEVKRALLESGTGKRLADALDEMADRCDVDELRTLARVLNQALRYGSSLADVMQAYSEQMRTVRRFEIMEAANKLSVKLVVPVLLFILGPCMLALGYPAIVGLLKALK, encoded by the coding sequence GTGCCGCTGCCTGACGTAGCTGCTGTTGCCGCTCTTTTGGCGGGAGGAGCCGTTCTCCTTCCTTCGCTGAGCAAGATCGCTCCTGCGAACAGGGTGCAGGTCTCCGAAGTCTTCTGCCGGACGGGGGTCAGGTTTTCGTCTCCTGAAGAGCGGGGCCGGCTTTCAAGGAAGCTGGCCCAGGCCGGAGTCAGAGAGAAGCCAGAATGGTTTCTGGGTCTCCGGCTCTCCCTGGTCGGGGGCTTTTTGGTGCTCTTCATTCCCCTGCTCCTGGCGGGCACCGACATCTTCTGGCCGGTCCTGTTAGCTCCCCTGCTGTACCTCGCTCCCAACATCTGGCTCAGCGGCAGGGTTTCGAAGAGAAAGAGCGAGATTCGACTTGCCCTGGCGGACTTCACCCTGTTCCTTTCGACCGCTCTCTCTGCCGGGTCGGACATACGGCTCGCCCTTCGGGAGGCCGCAGAAGGAGTAGGAGGAGCCTTACGGGAGGAGGTGAAGCGCGCCCTTCTGGAAAGCGGCACCGGAAAGAGGCTTGCCGACGCACTCGACGAGATGGCCGACAGGTGCGACGTTGACGAATTGAGAACGCTGGCGCGGGTCTTGAACCAGGCCCTGCGCTACGGGAGCAGCCTTGCCGATGTCATGCAGGCGTACTCGGAGCAGATGAGGACGGTTCGCAGGTTTGAGATCATGGAGGCCGCCAACAAGCTAAGCGTAAAGCTGGTCGTGCCGGTTCTCTTGTTCATCCTGGGGCCCTGCATGCTCGCGCTGGGCTATCCTGCGATAGTTGGCCTGCTTAAAGCCCTTAAGTAA
- a CDS encoding Flp family type IVb pilin: MNLLKKIFKGEDGQTLSEYGLLLALIAVACILVMIFLGDQLAAKFRDVASQIQQAAPR, translated from the coding sequence ATGAATCTACTGAAGAAAATCTTCAAAGGCGAGGATGGGCAGACGCTTTCGGAGTACGGTCTGCTTCTTGCCCTGATCGCAGTAGCTTGCATTCTCGTCATGATTTTCCTGGGTGATCAGCTTGCCGCAAAGTTCCGCGATGTAGCATCCCAAATTCAGCAAGCGGCGCCCAGGTGA
- a CDS encoding SAF domain-containing protein, whose translation MQPSVPVLVAARNLSVGATIGAGDLAVRNVPPSVVPDSAASRSEAEGKTVAFGPILAGEIIRKEHLAVSGSLLAALRTYAPEGWSAVELPPDTAPGMEGLRRGDRVELYGEIPYGEKGTVVGLIARAVILQTPETAKEGSKQFVVAVPANSAPAVAEAVVRGKKLAVVLPSEEAKPVEVSVSDQS comes from the coding sequence ATGCAGCCTTCGGTTCCCGTCCTGGTGGCCGCCCGGAACCTTTCCGTCGGTGCGACCATCGGCGCGGGGGATCTTGCGGTTCGAAACGTTCCTCCGTCCGTCGTTCCGGATTCTGCCGCCAGCAGAAGCGAGGCGGAAGGAAAAACGGTCGCTTTTGGTCCCATCCTTGCGGGGGAAATCATCAGGAAGGAACACCTGGCCGTCTCCGGCTCGCTCCTCGCCGCGCTCCGGACGTACGCTCCAGAGGGCTGGTCGGCGGTTGAGCTTCCCCCTGACACCGCACCGGGGATGGAGGGTTTGCGCCGCGGCGACAGGGTTGAACTCTACGGAGAGATTCCTTACGGGGAGAAGGGAACTGTCGTGGGCTTAATCGCTCGCGCTGTAATTCTCCAGACGCCGGAGACGGCGAAAGAGGGCTCCAAACAGTTTGTCGTGGCCGTCCCGGCAAACTCCGCGCCCGCGGTGGCCGAGGCGGTGGTGCGCGGCAAGAAGCTTGCAGTTGTTCTGCCCTCGGAGGAGGCGAAGCCGGTTGAGGTTTCCGTTTCCGACCAGTCCTGA
- a CDS encoding ATPase, T2SS/T4P/T4SS family codes for MNECDVALLGMFAARDGLISAAVEPCSEEPDKEEIISPEVYSQLKNHVQEIVRQQFRLEETVRSRDPVVRSKFKAIALNCMRYLDIRVSTPDVSAVVQRLFDDIMGYGPLERYFWDPEVTEIIVNNTKITVEKNGIEFDAEEQFESVEQARDVVQRMIAPTGKRLDYAEPEVNARLFDGSRLIAQIVPIAVDGILVAIRRFRQDLTVAELLKNGAFSRALLDFLRAAVVSRQNIVVSGGTGSGKTTLLNVLGSFIPESDRIITIEDPAELRLQHPKVRRLEARPPNIEGKGEIPIRRLVKSALRMAPKRIIVGECRGAEAFDMLQAMNTGHLGSLTTLHANSAADSITRLVGMVLQTGMDLNESAICNMIASAVDLIVHIEMDRTGRRRVDHVVEVAGIRRNEAGAVSGVELNPLWAFSGEKNDWVWVGRKFLRREKLVREGGWRCSL; via the coding sequence TTGAACGAATGCGACGTTGCTCTTTTGGGGATGTTCGCCGCCCGGGACGGGCTCATCAGCGCTGCGGTCGAGCCCTGTTCGGAAGAGCCTGACAAGGAAGAAATTATCTCTCCCGAGGTTTATTCCCAGCTTAAGAACCATGTTCAGGAAATCGTGCGCCAGCAGTTCAGGCTTGAGGAGACGGTGCGCTCCCGGGACCCCGTGGTCCGCTCGAAGTTTAAAGCCATTGCTCTCAACTGCATGCGGTACCTGGACATCCGCGTGAGCACTCCGGACGTGTCCGCAGTGGTCCAGCGCCTTTTCGACGACATCATGGGCTACGGCCCCCTGGAGAGGTACTTCTGGGATCCCGAAGTGACGGAGATCATCGTGAACAATACGAAGATTACCGTTGAGAAAAACGGCATCGAGTTCGACGCCGAGGAGCAGTTCGAAAGCGTCGAGCAGGCGCGGGACGTGGTCCAGCGGATGATCGCCCCAACGGGGAAGCGGCTGGACTACGCCGAACCCGAGGTCAACGCCAGGCTCTTTGATGGTTCGCGCTTGATCGCCCAGATCGTTCCCATCGCCGTGGACGGGATCTTGGTCGCGATCCGCCGCTTCCGACAGGACCTCACTGTAGCCGAGCTTTTGAAAAACGGGGCGTTTTCCCGCGCCCTCCTGGACTTTTTGCGGGCGGCTGTCGTGAGCAGGCAGAACATCGTCGTCAGCGGGGGCACCGGAAGCGGGAAGACGACTCTGCTGAATGTTTTGGGCTCCTTTATTCCCGAGAGCGACCGCATCATCACCATCGAAGACCCCGCGGAGCTCCGGCTCCAGCACCCGAAGGTGCGCCGGCTCGAGGCCCGGCCGCCTAACATCGAGGGGAAGGGGGAAATTCCCATCCGCAGGCTGGTCAAAAGCGCTCTGCGGATGGCTCCAAAAAGAATCATCGTCGGGGAGTGCCGGGGCGCGGAAGCCTTCGATATGCTCCAGGCGATGAACACGGGGCATCTCGGGTCGCTCACGACGCTGCACGCCAACTCCGCGGCGGACTCCATCACGCGCCTCGTGGGGATGGTCCTGCAAACGGGGATGGACCTGAACGAGAGCGCCATCTGCAACATGATCGCATCTGCTGTTGATCTCATCGTCCACATCGAGATGGATAGGACCGGGCGCAGGCGGGTCGACCACGTGGTGGAGGTTGCTGGAATACGGAGAAACGAGGCGGGTGCCGTTTCCGGCGTGGAGCTCAACCCGCTCTGGGCGTTCAGCGGGGAGAAAAACGACTGGGTCTGGGTTGGCAGGAAGTTCCTTCGGAGGGAGAAGCTCGTGCGGGAGGGGGGCTGGAGGTGCTCGCTTTAG
- a CDS encoding type II secretion system F family protein, protein MLALACLLVFLAVYLFAWHVLRPRGVSLQEEWKLEHERGTFGQRLFYVVLCGFACALAAYGVTGQLHFAALGLFGGYFAANALIRRREKAREDALRAQYGRILTALASALQGGLGLYQALEDITPSLPEPGRNIFVEILSRARTGSTVLQAVRDVARVTGWRDLDSLAMAVRLYETTGCDLVRVFNYLSDAVRERESDRKYVSAVTAEIRTTASVLSVLPFVLIGAARVLAPEFASPLFTTTGGNLVVLFCAGMVFLGNKFIRGMVEKAVGA, encoded by the coding sequence GTGCTCGCTTTAGCCTGTCTTCTGGTTTTCCTTGCTGTTTACCTGTTTGCCTGGCACGTCTTGCGCCCGCGCGGGGTATCGCTCCAGGAGGAGTGGAAGCTAGAGCACGAGCGGGGCACCTTCGGCCAGCGGCTTTTCTACGTGGTCCTGTGCGGCTTTGCCTGCGCCCTCGCCGCCTATGGGGTAACCGGACAGCTTCATTTCGCCGCTCTGGGCCTCTTTGGGGGGTACTTTGCTGCCAACGCACTCATCCGGAGAAGGGAAAAGGCGCGGGAGGACGCGCTTCGCGCCCAGTACGGGCGAATTCTGACCGCTCTTGCCTCCGCCCTCCAGGGCGGGCTCGGGCTTTATCAGGCGCTGGAGGACATTACTCCCTCCCTCCCTGAGCCCGGCAGGAACATATTCGTTGAAATTCTTTCCCGCGCCCGGACGGGTTCCACCGTGCTTCAGGCCGTGAGGGACGTTGCCCGGGTCACCGGGTGGAGGGACCTGGACTCCCTGGCGATGGCGGTCAGGCTCTACGAAACCACTGGCTGCGACCTGGTACGCGTGTTCAACTACCTGTCGGACGCCGTGAGGGAGCGCGAGAGCGACAGGAAGTACGTGAGCGCCGTGACCGCAGAAATCCGGACGACGGCCTCGGTCCTGAGCGTTCTACCCTTTGTCTTGATCGGGGCCGCCCGGGTGCTTGCTCCGGAGTTCGCGAGCCCTTTGTTTACGACCACCGGAGGGAACCTGGTTGTGCTCTTCTGCGCCGGGATGGTGTTCCTGGGCAACAAGTTCATAAGAGGGATGGTGGAGAAAGCTGTCGGAGCTTGA
- a CDS encoding stage II sporulation protein M, translating to MGAACGALGHKAILPHMVSLIDVGLRASGRLSAGSGIEAALFIFLKNFSVVFLCALLGRGTRGVFPALVCFINGGILGFLGAVMRAYGDVSWWRYVAVLSPHGVIELVAVFAACTVGMLKAPVKKKLRLLGAPLAMLVVAAYVETWISSGLAGRIL from the coding sequence CTGGGCGCGGCCTGCGGGGCTCTGGGGCACAAAGCGATTTTGCCGCACATGGTTTCTCTTATCGACGTAGGGCTTCGGGCAAGCGGGCGTCTCAGCGCGGGGAGCGGGATTGAGGCCGCTCTGTTCATCTTTTTAAAGAATTTTTCCGTCGTTTTCTTATGCGCCCTGCTGGGGCGCGGCACGAGGGGGGTCTTTCCTGCTCTTGTCTGCTTCATCAACGGGGGCATTCTGGGCTTTCTGGGCGCCGTAATGCGCGCCTACGGGGACGTTTCCTGGTGGAGGTATGTTGCTGTGCTTTCACCGCACGGTGTCATCGAACTCGTGGCGGTCTTCGCGGCGTGCACCGTCGGGATGCTTAAAGCGCCGGTGAAGAAAAAACTCCGCCTGCTTGGAGCGCCGCTTGCCATGCTCGTTGTAGCGGCGTACGTGGAAACATGGATTTCGTCGGGACTGGCGGGCAGAATCCTTTGA
- a CDS encoding P-loop NTPase, whose amino-acid sequence MKVLLLGEARRLAPGVAERGFRVTLDPGDKPGAAVSDVAACQFAPEGIPLIVLGTGTVADWAARRKRPDACIVDAPEKALDKLTELVKPVSAPERRAVKRSGRVFVLTYSNKGGVGKTTAAVSLALTLAEGGIPTVLCDFDLAAPDIASYFDLKPKQGIEKLAEGVGARSLLLGVSGKLYVLPGPVGTGISCFTGKELVRAVEELLNEFPVVVGDTPPAPWEKEFLHGIFASADLVYAVVDQSKFSVRETETYAPTLLLMGVRPEAIRIIVNRYSPKLAALHEIERAFCSGFKKGARSLPKVVAVIPEGWEEQVRAGYRGSVLHREEWLKLAREVAGLAGCALEPERKEHKQGGLLGWLKR is encoded by the coding sequence GTGAAAGTCTTGCTGTTGGGGGAGGCGCGCCGGTTGGCGCCCGGGGTCGCGGAGCGCGGCTTCAGGGTTACCCTGGACCCTGGTGATAAGCCGGGTGCGGCGGTTTCTGACGTTGCCGCTTGTCAGTTCGCCCCGGAAGGGATTCCCCTGATCGTCCTGGGCACCGGAACGGTGGCGGACTGGGCGGCCCGCCGAAAAAGGCCGGACGCCTGCATCGTGGATGCCCCGGAAAAAGCACTTGACAAGCTCACCGAGCTTGTCAAGCCGGTCAGCGCGCCGGAGCGGAGGGCTGTAAAGAGAAGCGGGAGAGTTTTCGTGCTCACGTACTCAAACAAGGGTGGGGTGGGGAAGACCACCGCGGCGGTCAGCCTCGCCTTAACTCTCGCGGAAGGGGGCATTCCGACCGTTCTCTGCGACTTTGACCTTGCTGCCCCCGATATTGCCTCATACTTCGATCTCAAGCCGAAGCAAGGGATTGAGAAGCTGGCGGAAGGTGTAGGCGCCAGATCGCTCCTCTTGGGAGTTTCGGGAAAACTCTACGTTCTGCCCGGCCCCGTGGGGACGGGCATTTCCTGCTTTACGGGGAAAGAGCTGGTAAGAGCGGTTGAAGAGCTTTTGAATGAGTTCCCCGTGGTGGTTGGAGACACTCCTCCTGCGCCCTGGGAGAAGGAGTTCCTGCACGGCATTTTCGCGTCAGCCGATCTTGTCTACGCGGTGGTGGACCAGTCGAAGTTCAGCGTCAGGGAAACCGAGACTTACGCCCCCACGCTTCTCCTGATGGGGGTCAGGCCGGAGGCGATCCGGATCATCGTGAACAGGTACAGCCCCAAGCTGGCCGCGCTGCACGAAATCGAGCGCGCTTTTTGTTCGGGATTCAAAAAAGGGGCGCGCTCTCTGCCGAAGGTAGTAGCTGTAATCCCCGAAGGGTGGGAGGAGCAGGTGAGAGCCGGCTACCGGGGAAGCGTCCTGCACAGAGAGGAGTGGCTGAAGCTGGCGAGGGAGGTAGCCGGGCTTGCAGGTTGCGCGCTGGAACCGGAGAGAAAAGAACACAAGCAAGGAGGGTTGCTTGGGTGGCTGAAAAGATAG
- a CDS encoding ParA family protein: MAEKIAEKIRELAELLDEEHIARALGLPVEVVRGVLSGEVPDEALDDFDPKRPPDVRLVERKKFVRTKIIGVASTGGCGATTLTAVLAVLSAKKSGLPVAAVDLNEFAGLGSALGLDTAGEQAAFYPGISWWGGGDAGDSVVRHPALENLSLVLGAATTERWLELKFETLPVLLDKLAGAHAAVWVDCPVSPALCEMLLSSLDVSIFVLRCDTASVGSFWRALSLIRKHGAEEKTAVVLNFEGASGGLSVSECRRALRKFTDVPVIAVIPEDLEAREAARDGRCLALDSPRAPFVLGAEEALNVLWPETSPAKKKRGLLAGLFGR; encoded by the coding sequence GTGGCTGAAAAGATAGCAGAAAAGATCAGGGAGTTGGCCGAGCTGCTCGACGAAGAACACATCGCCCGGGCACTGGGGCTTCCCGTTGAGGTCGTGCGGGGCGTTCTTTCGGGAGAAGTTCCAGACGAGGCATTGGACGACTTCGACCCGAAAAGGCCCCCGGATGTGCGCCTGGTCGAGCGAAAAAAATTCGTGCGAACAAAAATCATCGGGGTTGCTTCCACCGGGGGCTGCGGGGCGACGACGTTAACGGCGGTTCTGGCTGTCCTTTCGGCGAAGAAGTCCGGGCTCCCCGTGGCCGCCGTGGATTTAAACGAATTCGCGGGCCTGGGGTCCGCTCTGGGGCTGGATACGGCGGGGGAGCAGGCGGCGTTCTACCCCGGCATTTCGTGGTGGGGCGGCGGGGACGCCGGTGACAGCGTCGTCCGGCACCCTGCACTGGAGAACCTCTCCCTCGTGCTGGGGGCGGCGACCACCGAGAGGTGGCTGGAGCTGAAATTTGAAACCCTGCCCGTTCTGCTCGACAAACTGGCGGGGGCGCACGCCGCCGTCTGGGTCGACTGCCCGGTGTCTCCCGCCCTGTGTGAGATGCTCCTTTCTTCTCTTGACGTTTCGATCTTCGTTCTAAGGTGCGACACGGCATCCGTCGGCTCCTTCTGGCGGGCGCTTTCCCTGATCAGAAAGCACGGAGCTGAGGAAAAAACTGCTGTTGTCTTGAACTTCGAGGGGGCATCCGGAGGGCTTTCCGTTTCGGAGTGCCGCAGGGCGCTTAGGAAGTTTACGGATGTTCCCGTGATTGCCGTGATTCCCGAAGACCTCGAAGCGAGAGAAGCGGCAAGGGACGGGCGCTGTCTTGCTTTAGATAGTCCCCGCGCTCCATTTGTCTTAGGGGCCGAAGAGGCATTGAACGTTCTCTGGCCCGAGACTTCTCCTGCGAAGAAAAAGCGCGGCCTCCTGGCGGGCCTCTTCGGGAGGTGA
- a CDS encoding HD domain-containing protein encodes MKTFEAICSRPELWEAANILRTWDEGLFQHSVAVADLAVLVARELGFSGEEIGAVQLGGFLHDFGKTAWPKYLISKQGLNSDDYKIIQVHPLTGAALVKEHLPDVDELVLRIIEEHHERLGGRGYPRGLKEIGSLSQVVSAVECFVALTEERPYRNKAYAPGEAVKIAFSDGFDKKTLDVVRKLFKKKKERVVGIVGA; translated from the coding sequence TTGAAAACCTTCGAAGCAATCTGTTCACGGCCCGAGCTCTGGGAGGCGGCGAACATTTTGCGGACATGGGACGAGGGTCTTTTTCAGCACTCCGTGGCCGTTGCCGACCTCGCGGTTCTGGTCGCGAGGGAGCTGGGGTTTTCCGGGGAAGAAATCGGAGCCGTCCAGCTGGGAGGCTTTCTTCACGACTTCGGGAAGACCGCCTGGCCGAAGTATTTAATCTCTAAGCAAGGGCTGAACTCTGACGATTACAAAATAATTCAGGTGCACCCCCTCACAGGCGCGGCCCTTGTGAAAGAGCATCTTCCTGATGTTGACGAGCTTGTGCTCAGAATTATCGAAGAGCACCACGAGCGTCTGGGCGGAAGGGGTTACCCCAGGGGGCTTAAGGAGATCGGCTCCCTGAGCCAAGTAGTTTCGGCAGTCGAGTGCTTCGTTGCCCTGACCGAGGAGAGGCCGTACAGAAACAAGGCGTATGCCCCCGGGGAAGCTGTGAAGATCGCTTTTTCGGATGGGTTCGACAAAAAGACCCTGGACGTGGTGCGGAAGCTGTTCAAAAAGAAAAAAGAAAGGGTGGTCGGTATTGTTGGCGCATAA
- a CDS encoding A24 family peptidase, which translates to MAHKLFIFFGCLIPALACAVTDFRSRIIPNRITLPMLAAGFFYAVYAKNLPDGLLGFAFAGGVLLVCALMGGAGGGDLKLAAALGAWFGFRNALWILFIGSFIGVVWGSWNLARQGRLKARMLLFFRGLFLETVYGMKGTAILPKLPEDPEAPVPPEAVPFGTCLAAAAWAVWGVRLLVG; encoded by the coding sequence TTGGCGCATAAACTATTTATTTTCTTTGGCTGCCTCATCCCGGCCCTGGCCTGCGCCGTAACGGACTTCAGGTCGCGCATCATCCCAAACAGAATCACCCTCCCGATGCTGGCGGCGGGATTTTTTTATGCAGTTTACGCCAAGAACCTGCCCGATGGTCTGCTGGGGTTCGCTTTTGCCGGCGGAGTGCTCCTTGTCTGCGCCCTCATGGGCGGGGCGGGCGGAGGAGACTTGAAGCTTGCCGCCGCGCTCGGCGCGTGGTTCGGATTTCGGAATGCGCTCTGGATTCTCTTTATCGGGAGCTTCATCGGGGTCGTGTGGGGTTCCTGGAACCTGGCAAGGCAGGGCAGGCTGAAGGCCCGGATGCTCCTGTTTTTCCGGGGTCTCTTTTTGGAAACAGTCTACGGAATGAAGGGCACGGCGATTCTCCCGAAGCTCCCGGAAGACCCGGAGGCCCCGGTGCCCCCTGAAGCCGTTCCTTTTGGAACCTGCCTGGCTGCGGCGGCCTGGGCGGTGTGGGGAGTGCGGTTGCTGGTCGGGTGA
- a CDS encoding RcpC/CpaB family pilus assembly protein: protein MKFHFSRRNWPVYLAVFVGLVVALLSWNKLSAETRRAQETVAVVVPVRDVQAYSTLSQEDLMLARIPARAADAYTAKNASEVAGKVTTAPLYRGKPVDVRFLVEPSENAGNYQVVGVNVNAARAAGVKPGDLVDVYWLRPEQGWVPEQSSLLLAQDVRVLRVCDERGTPVGEEPKTVQGAVVSAVGPAREPRIVYLLVKPEDVSKIIAGSADKSSFIALARKSAPSGGENVAQYPQAETTGAGGQAAPQGESPGGGGAGSGGAVKTGG, encoded by the coding sequence ATGAAATTTCATTTCTCTCGCCGCAACTGGCCCGTTTACCTGGCCGTCTTTGTCGGGCTGGTGGTGGCTCTACTGTCCTGGAACAAGTTGAGCGCGGAAACCAGGCGGGCGCAGGAAACCGTCGCCGTAGTAGTGCCCGTCCGGGACGTCCAGGCGTACAGCACCCTATCGCAAGAGGACCTGATGCTTGCCCGAATACCTGCAAGAGCAGCAGATGCCTATACCGCAAAGAACGCTTCAGAAGTGGCAGGGAAGGTGACGACCGCGCCGCTCTATAGAGGGAAACCCGTCGATGTGAGATTCTTGGTCGAGCCCTCGGAGAACGCGGGGAACTATCAGGTCGTAGGGGTGAACGTCAACGCCGCCCGGGCGGCCGGGGTAAAGCCCGGGGACCTGGTCGACGTTTACTGGCTGCGCCCCGAGCAGGGGTGGGTTCCCGAACAGTCTTCCCTTTTGCTCGCACAAGACGTGAGGGTGCTTCGCGTCTGCGACGAACGCGGAACGCCCGTCGGGGAAGAGCCGAAGACGGTTCAGGGAGCAGTCGTTTCGGCCGTTGGGCCCGCGCGCGAGCCGCGCATCGTCTATCTTCTTGTGAAACCCGAGGACGTATCTAAAATCATTGCGGGATCGGCGGATAAAAGCAGCTTCATTGCCCTGGCCCGCAAGTCTGCCCCTTCAGGAGGTGAAAATGTTGCTCAATATCCTCAAGCAGAAACAACAGGAGCCGGAGGTCAAGCAGCCCCGCAGGGTGAGTCTCCGGGAGGCGGCGGAGCTGGTTCAGGAGGTGCTGTCAAAACAGGCGGATGA
- a CDS encoding ATPase, T2SS/T4P/T4SS family: protein MLLNILKQKQQEPEVKQPRRVSLREAAELVQEVLSKQADENRLRVFQEAAAGSSKAIAEAEGIIEGVLREEKLHVYGMDGRAAAAEIRRLVWGLGPLEDIYRDPTVDEIRVLPSGRVYVSRRGKNEAVDVSLSQPEIETLIQRMIPYEETGSALNESSPMMELVRADVSRLTALCKPVAKGHLFVLRKHGTIEMRPEALIKLGTFDEKVWQVLSLLVRGRRNILISGPTKSGKTTLLKLLIGELHPKLAIRILDTDNELRAAEFYPERDIIEVEAHPERGADMKRLFEKILRLSPDVIIVGEFRGYGEAMEAMRACTRGHDGSMATAHFSDPEEAVRDTATMMLEEGLNLSLRLAMERVARAFNIVVQMFTDSVCGVKKVTGITEIFPADGKIEYRKLVEWRPHTEEDYLGPGEWVVLGAPGEKSIRKMLMHGVRRSEIEEVFGH, encoded by the coding sequence ATGTTGCTCAATATCCTCAAGCAGAAACAACAGGAGCCGGAGGTCAAGCAGCCCCGCAGGGTGAGTCTCCGGGAGGCGGCGGAGCTGGTTCAGGAGGTGCTGTCAAAACAGGCGGATGAAAACCGGCTTCGAGTCTTTCAAGAGGCGGCGGCCGGCAGCTCCAAAGCCATTGCGGAAGCCGAGGGGATAATCGAAGGCGTTCTTAGAGAAGAAAAGCTGCACGTGTACGGGATGGACGGCCGCGCTGCCGCCGCCGAGATCCGCCGGCTGGTTTGGGGCCTGGGGCCCCTGGAGGACATCTACCGCGACCCTACTGTTGACGAGATCCGCGTCCTGCCCTCGGGCAGGGTTTACGTGTCCCGCCGGGGCAAAAACGAAGCGGTGGATGTAAGCCTTTCCCAGCCCGAAATCGAAACCCTTATTCAGCGCATGATTCCGTACGAGGAAACGGGATCCGCGCTGAACGAAAGCTCGCCGATGATGGAACTGGTGCGGGCAGATGTTTCCCGTTTGACCGCGCTCTGCAAGCCTGTTGCAAAGGGCCACCTGTTCGTTCTGCGGAAGCACGGGACGATTGAAATGCGCCCCGAGGCTTTAATAAAACTCGGCACTTTTGATGAAAAGGTCTGGCAGGTTCTGAGCCTGCTGGTGAGAGGAAGGAGAAACATACTCATATCCGGCCCGACGAAATCGGGTAAGACCACTCTCTTGAAGCTGCTCATCGGAGAGCTCCACCCCAAGCTCGCGATCAGAATCCTGGATACCGATAACGAACTGCGGGCCGCGGAGTTCTACCCCGAGCGGGACATAATCGAAGTCGAGGCCCACCCCGAACGTGGGGCGGACATGAAGAGGCTCTTCGAGAAGATTTTGCGCCTTTCGCCCGATGTCATCATCGTGGGCGAGTTCCGCGGCTACGGCGAGGCCATGGAAGCAATGCGCGCCTGCACCCGCGGCCACGACGGGTCGATGGCCACCGCTCACTTCTCGGACCCCGAAGAGGCGGTGCGCGACACGGCCACGATGATGCTGGAGGAGGGGCTCAATCTTTCCCTGCGCCTCGCGATGGAGCGCGTTGCAAGAGCCTTCAACATTGTAGTACAGATGTTCACCGATTCTGTGTGCGGGGTTAAAAAGGTAACGGGCATTACTGAGATCTTCCCGGCGGACGGGAAAATCGAGTACCGGAAGCTGGTGGAGTGGAGGCCTCACACCGAAGAAGACTACCTTGGGCCCGGGGAATGGGTCGTGCTCGGCGCTCCCGGCGAGAAGAGCATCAGAAAAATGCTCATGCACGGTGTACGAAGGAGCGAGATCGAGGAGGTGTTCGGCCATTGA